A part of Lacibacter sp. H407 genomic DNA contains:
- a CDS encoding ABC-F family ATP-binding cassette domain-containing protein — MLAGFQNLTFEFGARAIVEDATWHIHPNERIGLIGYNGTGKSTLLKLLVGEYLPSKGEVIRSRNTSIGYLHQDLLSFDTSESILQVALGAFEKILLLEKEIEELGLQLEKNHEDEALLHLYSDKLHEMDTLDGYNIHHKTEEILQGLGFANADLQRPYKEFSGGWRMRVLLAKMILQQPDLLLLDEPTNHLDLPSIEWLEKYLLHYQGSVVIVSHDRWFLDRMVTKIVEVFQQDLHIYGGNYSFYLKEKEIRMELQQKAFENQQDFIRQQERFIERFRAKASKAAAAQTAIKKLEKLDVLEAPSSDRPNIRINFAVDKMPGKVLCELKHVSKHYGENKIVTNASAEIERGDKIALIGANGKGKSTLLRIIAGVEQYEGERKWGHNVDESFYAQHQLESLGLNHTLLDELKTCSTQKTDQELRTLLGCFLFGGDDIDKKIKVLSGGEKARIALAKTIISKANFLMLDEPTNHLDMHSVELLIEALNKYQGSIILVSHDRFFVSQTANKIWEIVDEEIKEFKGTYTEYLEWKERMAKKAADNKELTASEKKTDVKKVVEQKPVVQQHSTVAEPKQAINKELKKELQKQQRILLQLEEKINTTTIEKNKMEAQLSEPSTYSDKDKFKQTEIDYQKLSNDLKQLNAEYEATFEKVMELESKAG, encoded by the coding sequence ATGTTGGCTGGTTTTCAGAATTTAACGTTTGAGTTTGGCGCAAGAGCTATTGTGGAAGATGCTACCTGGCATATCCATCCGAATGAGCGGATTGGCCTGATTGGTTATAATGGTACGGGTAAATCCACGCTATTGAAGCTATTGGTGGGCGAATACTTACCATCGAAGGGAGAAGTGATCCGCAGCCGCAATACCAGTATTGGTTATCTGCACCAGGATCTGTTGAGTTTTGATACGTCTGAATCCATTTTACAGGTGGCATTGGGCGCATTCGAAAAAATATTGTTGCTCGAAAAGGAAATTGAAGAATTAGGTCTTCAGTTAGAAAAAAATCATGAAGACGAGGCGTTGCTGCATTTGTATAGCGACAAGCTGCACGAAATGGATACGCTGGATGGGTACAACATCCATCATAAAACAGAAGAAATTCTGCAGGGGCTTGGTTTTGCCAACGCCGATCTGCAACGTCCATATAAAGAATTTAGTGGTGGTTGGCGCATGCGTGTGTTGCTGGCAAAAATGATCCTGCAACAACCCGATCTATTGTTGTTGGATGAACCGACGAACCACCTTGATCTCCCAAGTATTGAATGGCTGGAGAAATATTTGCTGCACTACCAGGGTTCGGTAGTGATCGTATCGCATGATCGTTGGTTCCTTGATCGTATGGTGACGAAGATCGTGGAAGTGTTTCAGCAAGACTTACATATTTATGGCGGCAATTATTCTTTCTATCTCAAAGAAAAAGAGATCCGGATGGAATTGCAGCAAAAAGCATTTGAGAATCAGCAAGACTTTATTCGTCAGCAGGAACGTTTTATCGAACGCTTCCGTGCAAAAGCAAGTAAGGCGGCCGCTGCACAAACAGCTATCAAGAAATTAGAAAAGCTGGATGTACTGGAAGCGCCTTCCAGCGATCGGCCAAACATCCGCATCAACTTTGCGGTTGATAAAATGCCGGGTAAAGTATTGTGCGAATTAAAACATGTAAGCAAACATTACGGTGAAAATAAAATTGTAACAAACGCAAGTGCAGAAATTGAACGGGGCGATAAAATTGCATTGATCGGTGCGAATGGTAAAGGTAAATCTACCCTGCTCCGCATTATTGCCGGTGTTGAACAATATGAAGGCGAACGTAAATGGGGCCATAATGTGGACGAGAGTTTTTATGCACAGCATCAATTGGAATCATTAGGTCTTAATCATACACTGCTTGATGAATTAAAAACCTGCAGCACGCAGAAAACCGACCAGGAATTACGCACCCTGCTTGGTTGCTTTTTATTTGGTGGCGATGATATCGATAAAAAGATCAAAGTATTGAGTGGTGGTGAAAAAGCAAGAATTGCGTTGGCGAAAACGATCATCAGCAAGGCCAATTTCCTGATGCTTGATGAACCGACGAACCACCTTGATATGCATTCGGTTGAATTGCTGATCGAAGCATTGAACAAATACCAGGGCAGTATTATTTTAGTGAGTCACGATCGTTTCTTTGTATCGCAAACAGCGAATAAGATCTGGGAAATTGTGGATGAAGAGATCAAAGAATTCAAAGGCACTTACACGGAATATTTAGAGTGGAAAGAACGGATGGCGAAAAAAGCAGCCGATAATAAAGAGCTTACTGCCAGTGAAAAAAAAACAGACGTTAAGAAAGTAGTGGAACAAAAACCTGTCGTTCAACAGCATTCAACTGTTGCAGAACCAAAGCAGGCAATCAATAAAGAGCTGAAAAAAGAGTTGCAGAAGCAGCAACGTATTTTGCTACAGTTGGAAGAAAAGATCAATACCACTACCATTGAAAAAAATAAAATGGAGGCGCAACTCTCGGAGCCTTCTACTTATTCTGACAAAGACAAATTCAAACAAACAGAAATAGATTATCAAAAACTAAGTAACGACCTAAAACAGTTGAATGCAGAATATGAAGCAACGTTTGAGAAGGTGATGGAGTTGGAGAGTAAGGCGGGGTGA
- the ung gene encoding uracil-DNA glycosylase → MDVQIEDSWKKELKQEFTKAYFQQIVTFLKTERVQGKTIYPPGSLIFNAFTQTPFENVKVVIIGQDPYHGAGQAHGLCFSVQDGVQPPPSLINIYKEIETDMGVGMPAKHGNLSKWAQQGVLLLNAFLTVRANEAASHSKIGWENFTNAVIQKISDQKKGVVFLLWGKFAQEKQSLIDETKHHVLKAAHPSPLSAYNGFFGCKHFSKTNELLLKEGREPIDWKLP, encoded by the coding sequence ATGGACGTTCAGATTGAAGATAGTTGGAAAAAAGAGCTCAAACAGGAGTTTACAAAGGCTTATTTCCAGCAAATTGTTACGTTTTTAAAAACAGAACGGGTGCAGGGTAAAACGATTTACCCGCCCGGCTCGCTTATCTTCAATGCATTTACCCAAACGCCGTTTGAGAATGTAAAGGTGGTCATCATTGGACAAGATCCTTATCATGGCGCCGGGCAAGCTCACGGACTTTGCTTTTCGGTGCAGGATGGCGTTCAACCTCCCCCATCGCTCATCAACATTTATAAAGAAATTGAAACTGATATGGGTGTTGGCATGCCGGCAAAGCATGGCAACCTCAGCAAATGGGCACAACAGGGTGTACTGTTATTGAATGCATTTTTAACAGTTCGTGCCAACGAAGCTGCCAGTCATTCAAAAATCGGTTGGGAAAATTTTACCAATGCAGTCATTCAAAAAATATCTGATCAAAAAAAAGGTGTGGTGTTTTTATTGTGGGGAAAGTTTGCACAGGAAAAACAAAGCCTTATTGATGAAACAAAACATCATGTATTAAAAGCGGCGCACCCTTCACCTCTTAGTGCATACAATGGTTTTTTCGGCTGCAAACATTTTTCAAAAACCAATGAGCTGTTATTGAAAGAAGGACGTGAACCTATTGATTGGAAATTACCATGA
- a CDS encoding DUF3347 domain-containing protein yields MKKTLLILSVILSAVACKNKEDKTTEPEVTEPKAANGYAYTEPFNQSMNNVLNAYYNLKDAFVASDTVKINTEAVVLKNLLDSLKLDEVQQFDTLGFSSINGRPGDVAAEISGMLGEKELEKKRESFEMVSNAFYDMVRVIKPTGATIYYQYCPMAFNDKGAYWLSSADSIMNPYFGKKMLTCGEVKETLKF; encoded by the coding sequence ATGAAAAAGACTTTGCTTATCCTCTCCGTCATTCTATCAGCAGTAGCTTGTAAAAACAAAGAAGACAAAACAACTGAACCGGAAGTAACTGAACCGAAAGCTGCGAACGGGTATGCTTATACTGAACCATTCAACCAGTCGATGAACAATGTGTTGAATGCGTATTACAATTTGAAAGATGCGTTTGTAGCAAGTGATACGGTGAAAATAAATACAGAAGCTGTTGTTTTGAAGAACTTATTGGATAGTTTGAAATTGGATGAGGTACAGCAGTTTGATACACTTGGTTTTTCAAGCATCAATGGACGTCCCGGTGATGTGGCAGCAGAGATCAGCGGCATGTTGGGTGAAAAAGAACTGGAGAAAAAACGTGAATCGTTTGAAATGGTGTCGAATGCATTTTATGATATGGTACGTGTGATCAAACCAACAGGAGCAACTATCTACTATCAATATTGTCCAATGGCGTTTAATGATAAAGGTGCGTATTGGCTCAGCAGTGCCGACAGTATCATGAATCCTTATTTCGGCAAAAAAATGTTGACCTGCGGTGAAGTGAAGGAGACGTTGAAGTTCTAA
- a CDS encoding putative LPS assembly protein LptD, whose amino-acid sequence MTALGGLLFYGITVQGRNAFYSPVDIFHALTYSLSDTVPVSPVKKTSSTPVLQTRATETPTGKILLNDTIPPKKDSVAVADSLQLRDSMVQKIDTFDLKMSKDTIDAPVDFEAEDSMVVDIPGKQIFLYNKASVKFKDVALDAAVIRLDQPTQILTAYSIKDSAGLPTGVPAFKQGESAFTSDTIRYNFKTQRGLTIGTYTQEGEMYIYGEKVKRISPTVFFAEKARFTSCNYDTPHFAFKARKVKFISNQVAVTGLVRPEFENVPIPIGLPFGLFPMKQGRRTGLLPPQPTVNEQLGFGLEGLGYYKTFGELWDATIRANIYSYGSYNLFLTPTYRKRYRYSGGFNLSYMNNKFGFKGDPDYSPPSRNFSVQWNHSLDGKARPGQTFSANVNVATSLFNRLFPNNAQQNFNNTLQSSIAYQRTWAGKPYNLTVSANHNQNTNTKLFNVSLPDVGFTVNTIYPFQKKDFVGTPKWYEKLGVSYNGTFRNQFAFYDTAFSFKQLIDTFDWSARHSIPIQLSLPPLGPLQVGPSISYDETWHSRTFIRQWNPATKTVETIGQKGFYTERQMSFGLNFSTALFGTMNFKKGNVKALRHVIRPTFGMGYRPDLNRAKWYLAQVDSTGRQLWFDKFNGSQVANIPDGRSGSINFSIDNNLELKVKDKKDTSAAADKKIRLIDGFGMSTSYNMLADSFGLSDFNFYLRSNLFEKISLTAGANVSPYQIDQETGFRKQQYAWQADKFSLGRFSSGFVSVSTQFKSKPKDEKKQKEKEDMERNRRNDFDEQGRELNAIQNNPGEFVDFNVPWSLNLSYSLNLTRMLKRDYSGFETMVTQSINFNGDFNLTEKWKVQANGTFDMQTRTLQYLTTSISRDLHCWQLAINVTPIGPIRSFNISISPKSGLLRDLRINRSRMFYANLPQF is encoded by the coding sequence ATGACTGCTTTAGGGGGCTTGCTCTTCTATGGAATAACGGTACAAGGTCGTAATGCATTTTATTCACCCGTTGATATTTTCCACGCTTTAACATATTCTCTTAGTGATACAGTGCCCGTTTCGCCCGTAAAAAAAACAAGTTCAACACCTGTATTACAGACGAGAGCAACAGAAACACCCACCGGAAAAATTTTGTTAAATGATACCATACCGCCGAAAAAAGATTCGGTTGCGGTTGCAGATTCATTACAGCTGCGGGATTCGATGGTGCAGAAGATCGATACGTTTGATTTGAAAATGTCGAAAGATACCATTGATGCACCGGTTGATTTTGAAGCGGAAGATTCAATGGTGGTGGATATTCCGGGTAAACAGATCTTTTTATATAACAAAGCATCGGTCAAGTTTAAAGATGTAGCATTAGATGCTGCGGTGATTCGACTCGATCAGCCTACACAAATACTCACCGCTTATTCAATTAAAGATTCAGCGGGCTTGCCAACAGGTGTTCCGGCGTTTAAACAGGGCGAAAGCGCTTTTACGTCTGATACTATCCGTTACAATTTCAAAACACAGCGTGGGTTGACCATTGGCACCTATACACAGGAAGGTGAAATGTATATCTATGGTGAAAAAGTAAAGCGGATCAGTCCAACTGTTTTCTTTGCAGAAAAAGCCCGATTCACTTCTTGTAATTATGATACGCCACACTTTGCATTCAAAGCACGGAAAGTAAAGTTCATCAGCAACCAGGTTGCTGTAACAGGATTGGTGAGACCTGAATTTGAAAATGTTCCTATTCCAATTGGTTTGCCATTTGGATTGTTCCCGATGAAACAGGGGCGACGTACTGGTTTATTGCCACCGCAGCCCACAGTAAATGAACAATTGGGTTTTGGATTGGAAGGTCTTGGCTATTACAAAACGTTTGGTGAATTATGGGATGCTACCATTCGTGCAAATATTTATTCATATGGATCTTATAATTTATTTCTGACACCTACTTACAGAAAGCGATATCGCTATAGCGGAGGATTTAATCTTTCCTATATGAATAACAAGTTTGGATTTAAAGGTGATCCTGATTACTCGCCACCATCAAGAAACTTTTCTGTGCAATGGAATCATAGTTTGGATGGAAAAGCAAGGCCCGGTCAAACATTCAGTGCAAACGTAAATGTGGCTACCAGTTTGTTCAACCGGTTGTTCCCGAATAATGCGCAACAGAATTTTAATAATACATTGCAATCATCCATTGCCTATCAACGAACATGGGCAGGGAAGCCTTACAATTTAACAGTAAGTGCCAATCATAATCAAAACACCAACACAAAATTGTTTAATGTAAGCTTGCCCGATGTAGGGTTTACAGTAAACACGATCTATCCGTTTCAGAAAAAAGATTTTGTTGGAACACCAAAGTGGTATGAAAAATTAGGTGTTTCGTATAACGGAACATTCCGCAACCAGTTTGCTTTTTATGATACGGCCTTTAGTTTTAAACAACTCATTGATACGTTCGACTGGAGTGCAAGACATAGCATACCGATTCAACTTTCATTACCACCGTTAGGTCCGTTGCAAGTAGGCCCTTCGATCAGTTACGATGAAACATGGCATTCCCGTACATTTATCCGTCAATGGAACCCTGCAACAAAAACGGTTGAAACAATTGGACAAAAAGGATTCTATACCGAACGTCAAATGAGTTTTGGTTTAAACTTCAGCACGGCGTTGTTTGGAACCATGAATTTTAAGAAAGGAAATGTAAAAGCGTTGCGCCATGTAATACGTCCCACATTTGGTATGGGCTACCGGCCTGATCTCAACAGAGCGAAGTGGTATCTGGCGCAGGTTGATTCAACAGGAAGACAACTATGGTTCGATAAGTTCAATGGTTCACAGGTCGCTAATATTCCTGACGGACGATCGGGCTCCATTAATTTCTCCATTGATAATAACCTTGAGCTGAAAGTAAAAGATAAAAAAGATACCAGTGCGGCGGCTGATAAAAAAATCCGATTGATTGATGGATTTGGGATGAGCACCAGTTATAATATGCTCGCCGATTCATTTGGGTTGAGCGATTTTAATTTTTATCTACGTAGCAATTTGTTTGAAAAGATCAGTTTAACGGCGGGTGCAAATGTTTCGCCTTACCAGATCGATCAGGAAACCGGTTTCAGAAAACAACAATATGCGTGGCAAGCCGATAAATTTTCGTTGGGTCGTTTCTCCAGTGGTTTTGTGTCAGTGAGTACACAATTCAAGAGCAAACCAAAAGATGAGAAGAAGCAAAAAGAGAAAGAAGATATGGAACGGAACCGGCGAAATGATTTTGATGAGCAGGGCCGGGAACTAAATGCCATTCAAAATAACCCGGGTGAGTTTGTTGATTTCAATGTGCCGTGGAGTTTAAACCTATCGTACTCATTAAATCTTACACGCATGCTCAAGCGTGATTATTCTGGATTTGAAACAATGGTCACACAGTCGATAAATTTCAACGGCGATTTTAATTTAACGGAGAAATGGAAAGTGCAGGCCAATGGTACGTTTGATATGCAAACACGTACGCTTCAATATTTAACCACATCTATTTCGAGAGATCTTCATTGCTGGCAATTGGCGATCAATGTAACACCGATCGGGCCAATCCGCTCATTTAATATTAGCATCAGTCCCAAATCCGGTTTGCTTCGTGATTTACGTATCAACCGTTCACGGATGTTTTATGCCAACCTGCCGCAATTCTAA
- a CDS encoding N-acetylmuramoyl-L-alanine amidase family protein gives MKKNLLPGIACLIMLSLVIVSFTQKNNSRAAGKIRTIVIDAGHGFKGTIGARHGSFGTEVSEDQISYEVSKKLVSILQSEMPDVKILESRPTIYFVDNRARASFANNNKGDLFVSIHCNFVPKLREVKREGSRKETYYVTTGKGKSKKRIKKTRTVPVFKTYYHPNPAHGTETYVFAAHKQDEKEDIIMENGDIFNNEEDDGSLNVNINDPIVKQQVALWSKQFFANSVKLASIVEEEFVGIGRFSRGVKQRQVGIWVLQATAMPSILIELGFLSHRPEEEYLMSADGQQQMAQSISASIKRYKDLVEKSPTVQNTADNVRK, from the coding sequence ATGAAGAAAAACTTACTACCCGGAATTGCCTGTTTGATCATGTTGAGCCTGGTGATTGTATCCTTCACCCAAAAAAATAATTCAAGGGCGGCAGGTAAAATCAGAACCATCGTAATTGATGCAGGGCATGGTTTTAAAGGAACCATCGGCGCACGTCACGGATCGTTTGGAACCGAGGTATCGGAAGATCAGATCTCGTACGAAGTTTCCAAAAAATTAGTGTCCATTCTTCAAAGTGAGATGCCCGATGTAAAAATTCTGGAATCAAGACCCACGATTTATTTTGTTGATAACAGAGCCCGTGCAAGCTTTGCTAATAACAACAAAGGCGATCTGTTTGTATCGATCCATTGCAATTTTGTTCCCAAACTCAGAGAAGTAAAGCGTGAAGGCTCACGAAAGGAAACCTATTATGTAACAACTGGTAAAGGAAAGAGCAAAAAAAGAATCAAGAAAACAAGAACAGTTCCTGTTTTTAAAACATACTACCACCCCAACCCTGCACACGGCACCGAAACTTATGTGTTTGCGGCACATAAGCAAGATGAGAAAGAAGATATTATCATGGAAAATGGCGACATCTTTAATAATGAAGAAGATGATGGCAGTTTGAATGTGAACATCAACGACCCAATTGTTAAGCAGCAGGTAGCGCTGTGGAGCAAACAGTTTTTTGCAAATAGTGTAAAACTGGCGAGTATCGTTGAGGAAGAATTTGTGGGAATTGGCCGTTTCAGCCGTGGAGTAAAACAGCGGCAGGTAGGTATTTGGGTGCTGCAGGCCACCGCTATGCCGAGTATTTTAATTGAATTGGGCTTTCTTTCACACCGGCCTGAAGAGGAATATCTCATGAGTGCCGATGGTCAACAACAAATGGCACAAAGTATCTCAGCTTCTATTAAACGATATAAAGACCTCGTTGAAAAGTCTCCAACTGTACAAAATACAGCAGATAACGTTCGTAAATAG
- a CDS encoding lysophospholipid acyltransferase family protein, protein MNFVKNILGRFFAAWAMLTFIITMLIILLPTWAMGLYPEPKRTRMFIAMSRLWMAVWLPLAGIRLVIKGKEKFKKGENYVVVCNHNSFMDVPVTSPGIPGANKTIAKIEMAKIPLFGLIYRRGSVLVDRKSEESRLKSYAYMRKVLDMGLHMCIYPEGTRNKTNQPLKEFKDGAFRLAIEAKKPVVPAVLFNTKKVLPQNKPFYFWPSKIEMHFLDPVETKDLQMDDVKKLKEQVFGLMWEYIEQKKPAL, encoded by the coding sequence ATGAACTTTGTTAAGAATATACTCGGACGATTTTTTGCTGCATGGGCCATGCTTACGTTTATCATTACCATGCTCATCATCTTATTGCCAACATGGGCAATGGGTTTATACCCCGAACCAAAACGCACACGGATGTTTATTGCAATGTCCAGACTTTGGATGGCTGTTTGGTTACCATTAGCCGGTATTCGTTTGGTGATAAAGGGTAAAGAGAAATTTAAGAAAGGCGAAAACTATGTAGTGGTGTGCAATCATAATTCATTCATGGATGTACCCGTTACTTCGCCTGGTATTCCGGGTGCTAATAAAACCATTGCAAAAATTGAAATGGCAAAGATCCCATTGTTTGGTTTGATCTACCGACGTGGAAGTGTATTAGTGGATCGTAAAAGTGAAGAAAGCCGTTTGAAGAGTTATGCGTACATGCGCAAGGTGCTGGATATGGGTTTGCACATGTGTATTTATCCGGAAGGAACACGTAACAAAACCAATCAACCACTCAAAGAATTTAAAGATGGCGCCTTCCGTTTAGCCATTGAAGCAAAGAAACCCGTTGTACCTGCTGTTTTATTCAACACGAAAAAAGTTTTACCGCAGAATAAACCATTTTATTTCTGGCCATCGAAAATTGAAATGCATTTTCTCGATCCGGTTGAAACAAAAGACCTGCAAATGGATGATGTGAAGAAATTAAAAGAGCAGGTATTTGGTTTGATGTGGGAATATATTGAACAAAAGAAGCCGGCTTTATAA